A DNA window from Castanea sativa cultivar Marrone di Chiusa Pesio chromosome 7, ASM4071231v1 contains the following coding sequences:
- the LOC142644732 gene encoding uncharacterized protein At4g06744-like yields the protein MASISLLIRQFIYTSLIFLPCLLCVNCTGCGCSPSPSPPPDFNLTFEDLRLAVVYPIIQRFKETITADPFNKTKTWVGSDICNKYEGFFCDNPPDNTSAKALAAIDFNGFQLAAPTLAGFIDQLPDLAIFHANTNNFSGTISPKISNLPYFYELDISNNRFFGEFPQAVLGMNNISFLDIRYNFFTGTVPPQVFMQTLDVLFINNNNFKRQLLPKNLGFTSALYLTFANNKFTGPIPRSIGNASSTLLEVLFLNNQLTGCIPYEIGLLQKATVFDAGNNLLTGPLPWSLGCLDSIEQLNFAGNFLYGEVPEAVCLLGNLLNLSLSDNYFTHVGPVCRKLIKKGVLDVRNNCIHGLPDQKSLGECWWFFFYSSFWHCQYPWWLSTYVPCNAHPPLKKAPPVGSKRRLLSYAALGRERL from the coding sequence ATGGCAAGCATTTCTCTACTTATTAGACAATTTATCTACACCTCCCTCATCTTCCTTCCATGTCTTCTCTGCGTAAACTGCACAGGCTGTGGTTGTTCACCATCACCATCTCCACCACCGGACTTTAATTTAACCTTCGAAGACCTAAGACTCGCCGTGGTCTACCCAATAATCCAAAGATTCAAGGAGACAATCACTGCAGACCCCTttaacaaaaccaaaacttgGGTTGGTTCAGACATATGCAACAAGTATGAGGGCTTCTTCTGTGATAACCCACCGGATAATACTTCCGCCAAGGCCCTCGCCGCCATTGATTTCAATGGCTTTCAGCTTGCAGCCCCTACTCTTGCAGGTTTCATAGACCAACTTCCTGACCTTGCAATCTTCCATGCCAACACCAACAACTTTTCGGGCACTATTTCACCAAAAATCTCAAACCTCCCATATTTCTACGAGCTTGATATAAGTAACAACAGATTTTTTGGGGAATTTCCACAGGCAGTGTTGGGCATGAACAACATTTCATTCTTGGACATCCGTTACAATTTCTTCACTGGGACAGTGCCACCGCAAGTTTTCATGCAAACCCTAGATGTACTTTtcattaacaacaacaatttCAAAAGGCAGCTACTCCCTAAGAACCTTGGTTTCACCTCTGCACTCTACCTCACATTTGCAAACAACAAATTCACCGGTCCAATTCCACGAAGCATAGGAAATGCTTCATCAACATTGCTCGAAGTGTTATTCTTGAACAACCAATTAACAGGTTGTATTCCCTACGAAATTGGATTGTTACAAAAGGCCACAGTCTTTGATGCCGGAAACAACTTACTGACTGGGCCTTTGCCGTGGTCGCTAGGCTGCTTGGATAGTATTGAGCAGCTGAACTTTGCTGGAAACTTTCTCTATGGAGAGGTACCTGAGGCGGTGTGTCTACTAGGGAACCTGTTGAATCTTTCACTGTCAGATAACTATTTTACTCATGTTGGACCTGTGTGTAGGAAGCTGATAAAAAAAGGGGTTCTTGATGTAAGGAACAATTGCATTCATGGTCTCCCTGATCAGAAATCTTTGGGGGAGTGCTGGTGGTTCTTCTTCTACTCTAGCTTCTGGCACTGCCAATACCCTTGGTGGTTGAGTACTTATGTTCCTTGTAACGCTCATCCTCCACTGAAAAAAGCTCCTCCAGTGGGGTCCAAGAGAAGATTGCTGTCTTATGCTGCTCTTGGAAGAGAGAGATTGTGA